In one window of Thermus aquaticus DNA:
- a CDS encoding cold-shock protein translates to MQKGRVKWFNAEKGYGFIEREGDTDVFVHFSAINAKGFRTLNEGDIVTFEVEPGKNGKGPQAVNVTVVEPARK, encoded by the coding sequence ATGCAGAAGGGTCGGGTCAAGTGGTTCAACGCGGAGAAGGGCTACGGCTTCATTGAGCGCGAGGGCGACACGGACGTGTTCGTCCACTTCAGCGCCATCAACGCCAAGGGGTTCCGCACCCTGAACGAGGGCGACATCGTCACCTTTGAGGTGGAGCCGGGCAAGAACGGCAAGGGCCCCCAGGCGGTGAACGTCACCGTGGTGGAGCCGGC
- a CDS encoding DnaJ C-terminal domain-containing protein — protein sequence MKDYYAILGVSREATQEEIKQAYRRLAREYHPDRHPGDKAIEERFKEINEAYAVLSDPEKRARYDRGLLEGQSFREEDLFDLFAQVFGFRRGPVAPRGEDLEAVVEVELQDLLEGKEVEVAYSRLVPCQACGGQGGRRVACPTCGGRGVVESYHRGFFGTVVNRTACPHCKGQGFLLAEACPICRGRGRVAREERVRVRIPPGMDEGQLLRVPGYGNLGPGGPGDLYVRLRIKPHPHLKRQGADLIYRLRLGLAQAALGTRVEVPGLKGPIPLDIPPGTGHGEVFELPGEGLPHPGGRGALRVEVELTVPKKLSKRARELLRAYAEEVGESVAPEGFWEKLKGFFRK from the coding sequence ATGAAGGACTACTACGCCATCCTGGGGGTGAGCCGGGAGGCCACCCAGGAGGAGATCAAGCAGGCCTACCGCAGGCTGGCCCGGGAGTACCACCCGGACCGCCACCCCGGGGACAAGGCCATAGAGGAGCGCTTCAAGGAGATCAACGAGGCCTACGCTGTCCTCTCCGACCCCGAGAAGCGGGCCCGGTACGACCGGGGGCTTCTGGAAGGCCAGAGCTTCCGGGAGGAAGATCTCTTTGACCTCTTCGCCCAGGTCTTCGGCTTCCGCCGCGGGCCCGTGGCCCCCAGGGGGGAGGACCTGGAGGCGGTGGTGGAGGTGGAGCTCCAAGACCTCCTGGAGGGAAAGGAGGTGGAGGTGGCCTATAGCCGCCTGGTGCCCTGCCAGGCCTGCGGGGGCCAGGGGGGAAGGCGGGTGGCCTGCCCCACCTGCGGGGGAAGGGGGGTGGTGGAGAGCTACCACCGGGGCTTTTTCGGCACGGTGGTGAACCGCACCGCCTGCCCCCATTGCAAGGGCCAGGGCTTCCTCCTGGCCGAGGCCTGCCCCATATGCCGGGGCCGGGGCCGGGTGGCCCGGGAAGAGCGGGTGCGGGTGCGGATCCCCCCTGGCATGGACGAGGGGCAGCTCCTCCGGGTGCCGGGGTACGGCAACCTGGGTCCCGGCGGTCCCGGGGACCTCTACGTGCGCCTTCGCATCAAGCCCCACCCCCACCTCAAGCGCCAGGGGGCGGACCTCATCTACCGGCTGAGGCTGGGCCTGGCCCAGGCCGCCCTGGGCACCCGGGTGGAGGTGCCGGGGCTAAAGGGCCCCATCCCCCTGGACATCCCCCCGGGCACCGGGCACGGGGAGGTCTTTGAGCTCCCAGGGGAGGGCCTCCCCCACCCCGGGGGGCGGGGCGCCTTGCGGGTGGAGGTGGAGCTCACCGTGCCCAAGAAGCTCTCCAAGAGGGCCAGGGAGCTCCTCAGGGCCTACGCCGAGGAGGTGGGGGAGTCCGTGGCCCCCGAGGGGTTTTGGGAGAAGCTTAAGGGGTTCTTCCGCAAATAG
- a CDS encoding aminotransferase class V-fold PLP-dependent enzyme: protein MLLLTPGPTPIPERVQRALLRPMRGHLDPEVLAVNRAIQERLRVLFDPGEGALVAALAGSGSLGMEAGLANLDRGPVLVLVNGAFSQRVAEMAHLHGLEPTVLEFPPGEAVDPEAVKKALARRRYRMVALVHGETSTGVLNPAPAIGALAKEAGALFFLDAVTTLGMLPFSMRAMGVDYAFTGSQKCLSAPPGLAPIAVSQEGLRAFTGRRGWYLDLARVAEHWERGGYHHTTPVLLHYALLEALDLALEEGIEARKKRAEALYAWLLEELGLRGFRPYPKESPLPTVLVVRPPEGVEADRLVRALYAEGVAVAGGIGPTRGQVLRLGLMGEGARREAYGVFLEALDRVLALA from the coding sequence ATGCTGCTTCTGACCCCCGGACCCACACCCATACCCGAACGCGTGCAGAGGGCCTTGCTCCGCCCCATGCGGGGGCATCTGGACCCCGAGGTCCTGGCGGTGAACCGGGCCATCCAGGAAAGGCTAAGGGTCCTCTTTGACCCCGGGGAAGGGGCTTTGGTGGCCGCTTTGGCGGGGTCAGGGAGCCTGGGCATGGAGGCGGGCCTGGCCAACCTGGATCGGGGACCGGTCCTGGTCTTGGTGAACGGGGCTTTTTCCCAAAGGGTGGCGGAGATGGCCCACCTCCACGGCCTGGAGCCCACGGTCCTGGAGTTCCCCCCGGGGGAGGCCGTGGACCCCGAGGCGGTGAAGAAGGCGCTTGCGCGCCGGCGCTACCGCATGGTGGCCCTGGTCCACGGGGAGACCTCCACCGGGGTCCTGAACCCCGCCCCCGCCATCGGGGCCCTGGCCAAGGAGGCCGGGGCCCTGTTTTTTCTGGACGCCGTGACCACCTTGGGGATGCTCCCCTTCTCTATGCGGGCCATGGGGGTGGACTACGCCTTCACCGGAAGCCAGAAGTGCCTCTCGGCGCCCCCGGGCCTGGCGCCCATCGCCGTGAGCCAGGAGGGGCTTCGGGCCTTCACCGGGCGGCGGGGCTGGTACCTGGACCTCGCCCGGGTGGCGGAGCACTGGGAGCGGGGCGGGTACCACCACACCACCCCTGTCCTCCTGCACTACGCCCTCCTCGAGGCCCTGGACCTGGCCCTGGAGGAGGGGATAGAGGCCAGGAAAAAGCGGGCGGAGGCGCTCTACGCCTGGCTACTGGAGGAGCTTGGCCTTAGGGGCTTTCGCCCTTACCCCAAGGAAAGCCCCCTCCCCACGGTCCTGGTGGTCCGCCCGCCCGAGGGGGTGGAGGCGGACCGGCTGGTGAGGGCCCTCTACGCCGAGGGCGTGGCCGTGGCGGGGGGCATCGGCCCCACCCGGGGGCAGGTGCTCCGGCTGGGCCTCATGGGGGAAGGGGCCAGGCGGGAGGCCTACGGGGTCTTCCTGGAGGCCTTGGACCGGGTTTTGGCCCTAGCGTAG
- a CDS encoding undecaprenyl-diphosphate phosphatase: MAPMSAWEALLLGVVEGLTEFLPVSSTGHLTLLFHLLGLPIEQDAFLKTFLIAIQLGAILAILLLYGRRFLADRALWLRIGVAFVPTGLMGFLFYPLIKGVILGDDRIVVFFLFFVGLVLLLADRLAERARYGDVRELPLFRAAWIGFFQGLSALFPGTSRSGATILGGLLLGLKRKAAAEFSFLLALPTMLAATGYDLLKSSHQVPEGGWGLLLLGFLAALLTALLTVRWMLGFVERFGFRPFAYYRMVLALVYAYFFLR, encoded by the coding sequence ATGGCGCCCATGAGCGCTTGGGAAGCCCTTCTCTTGGGGGTGGTGGAAGGGCTCACGGAGTTCCTCCCCGTCTCCTCCACCGGCCACCTGACCCTCCTCTTCCACCTCCTGGGCCTGCCCATAGAACAGGACGCCTTCTTAAAGACCTTCCTCATCGCCATCCAGCTGGGGGCCATCCTGGCCATCCTGCTCCTTTACGGGAGGAGGTTCCTGGCGGACCGAGCCCTTTGGCTCCGCATCGGGGTGGCCTTCGTGCCCACGGGGCTTATGGGCTTCCTCTTCTACCCCCTCATCAAGGGGGTCATCCTGGGGGACGACCGCATCGTGGTCTTCTTCCTCTTTTTTGTGGGCCTGGTCCTACTCCTGGCCGACCGCTTGGCGGAAAGGGCCCGCTACGGCGATGTCAGGGAGCTTCCCCTTTTTAGAGCGGCCTGGATCGGCTTCTTCCAGGGGCTTTCCGCCCTCTTCCCCGGCACCAGCCGGAGCGGGGCCACCATCCTGGGAGGGCTTCTTCTGGGCCTTAAGCGCAAGGCGGCGGCGGAGTTCAGCTTCCTCCTGGCCCTCCCCACCATGCTGGCAGCCACGGGCTACGATCTCCTAAAGAGCAGCCACCAGGTGCCGGAAGGGGGGTGGGGGCTTCTCCTATTGGGCTTCCTGGCCGCCCTCCTCACCGCCCTCCTCACCGTGCGCTGGATGCTGGGCTTCGTGGAGCGCTTCGGCTTCCGGCCCTTCGCCTACTACCGCATGGTCCTGGCCCTGGTCTACGCCTACTTCTTCCTACGCTAG
- the ispD gene encoding 2-C-methyl-D-erythritol 4-phosphate cytidylyltransferase, translating into MGKVEVSVLIPAAGQGERLGLGPKAFLRVGGRTLLEWALLPFQGASEVLVALPPGAEPPRGLRATFLEGGRSRQESVARLLEAASLPMVLVHDVARPFVSRKLVERVLEATRREGAAVPVLPVPDTLVRPEEARYGEVLPREALRLVQTPQGFFTALLREAHAYARKRGLTATDDAQLVRALGYPVALVEGERTAFKITYQEDLPLAEALARVWNA; encoded by the coding sequence ATGGGCAAGGTGGAGGTGTCCGTCCTGATCCCCGCCGCCGGGCAGGGGGAGCGCCTGGGCCTGGGGCCCAAGGCCTTTTTGCGGGTGGGGGGAAGAACCCTTCTGGAGTGGGCCCTCCTGCCCTTCCAGGGGGCCAGCGAAGTCCTGGTGGCCCTGCCCCCCGGGGCCGAGCCCCCAAGGGGCCTCAGGGCCACCTTCCTGGAAGGGGGGAGAAGCCGCCAGGAGTCGGTGGCCCGCCTCCTGGAGGCGGCGAGCCTCCCTATGGTCCTGGTCCACGACGTGGCCCGCCCCTTCGTGAGCCGGAAGCTGGTGGAGCGGGTCCTCGAGGCCACCCGGAGGGAGGGGGCGGCGGTCCCCGTCCTACCCGTCCCCGACACCCTGGTCCGCCCCGAGGAGGCCCGGTACGGGGAGGTGCTCCCCCGGGAAGCGCTCCGGCTGGTCCAGACCCCCCAGGGCTTCTTCACCGCCCTCCTCCGGGAGGCCCACGCCTACGCCAGGAAGCGGGGGCTTACCGCCACCGACGACGCCCAGCTGGTGCGGGCCCTGGGCTACCCCGTGGCCCTGGTGGAGGGGGAGCGCACGGCCTTCAAGATCACCTACCAGGAGGACCTCCCCTTAGCGGAGGCGCTGGCGCGGGTATGGAACGCCTAG
- the ispE gene encoding 4-(cytidine 5'-diphospho)-2-C-methyl-D-erythritol kinase — protein sequence MERLAPGKVNLGLSLLGRRKDGYHELHTLFAALSFGDRVVVEPIPEGIAFQGRYGRRNLAYRAAEAYLERAGWPGGVQIVLEKELPEGAGLGGGSSDAAQVLLALKALYPAEVDLMALALSLGADVPFFLMGGVAEARGVGERLEPKALPQLPVVVYGPGLRLPTPLVYREVKPHDFAPELPVEAILKALAQGEEPPYWNSLEGPAFRLHPELGEVKARLKALGLYGVLMSGSGSAFFGFARDLEHAKEVVALLRRTGYARYGTIGGAHGAP from the coding sequence ATGGAACGCCTAGCCCCAGGCAAGGTCAACCTGGGCCTTTCCCTTCTGGGGAGGCGCAAGGACGGCTACCACGAGCTCCACACCCTCTTCGCTGCCCTCTCCTTTGGCGACCGGGTGGTGGTGGAGCCCATTCCTGAGGGCATCGCCTTCCAGGGACGCTACGGGCGGCGGAACCTGGCCTACCGGGCGGCGGAGGCCTACTTGGAGCGGGCGGGCTGGCCGGGGGGGGTCCAGATCGTTCTGGAGAAGGAGCTGCCCGAGGGGGCGGGCCTGGGCGGGGGGAGCTCGGACGCGGCCCAGGTCCTCCTGGCCCTGAAGGCCCTTTACCCGGCGGAGGTGGACCTCATGGCCCTGGCCCTCTCCCTGGGAGCGGACGTGCCCTTTTTCCTTATGGGGGGCGTGGCCGAGGCCAGAGGGGTGGGGGAGCGCCTGGAGCCCAAGGCCCTTCCCCAGCTGCCCGTGGTGGTCTATGGCCCGGGGCTTCGCCTGCCCACCCCCCTGGTCTACCGGGAGGTGAAGCCCCACGACTTCGCCCCCGAGCTCCCGGTAGAGGCGATCCTGAAGGCCCTGGCCCAGGGGGAGGAGCCCCCCTACTGGAACAGCCTCGAGGGCCCCGCCTTCCGCCTCCACCCTGAGCTTGGGGAAGTGAAAGCCCGGCTGAAGGCCCTGGGGCTTTACGGGGTCTTGATGTCGGGCTCGGGGAGCGCCTTCTTCGGCTTCGCCCGGGACCTGGAGCACGCTAAGGAGGTGGTGGCCCTGTTGCGGCGCACCGGCTACGCCCGCTACGGGACCATAGGAGGTGCCCATGGGGCTCCTTGA
- a CDS encoding transposase, which yields MERTFAWLGRNRRLAKDYEENPRVSEAWVYLGMLRLLVKRLARAA from the coding sequence GTGGAAAGGACCTTTGCCTGGCTGGGGCGGAACCGGCGTCTTGCCAAGGACTATGAGGAGAACCCTCGGGTAAGCGAGGCCTGGGTCTATCTGGGCATGCTACGATTGTTGGTGAAGCGGCTAGCCAGGGCCGCGTAA
- a CDS encoding transposase, which yields MPLRRCYPSDLTDEEWGLLEPLIPAPKPGGRPAKVSRREIMNVILYVLKNG from the coding sequence GTGCCTCTTAGACGATGTTACCCCAGCGACCTAACCGACGAGGAGTGGGGCCTCCTGGAGCCCCTCATCCCCGCCCCCAAGCCCGGCGGCCGGCCTGCCAAGGTGTCCAGAAGAGAGATCATGAACGTCATCCTTTACGTCCTGAAGAACGGCAT
- a CDS encoding CarD family transcriptional regulator: MKEFRPGDKVVLPPYGVGVVAGIAQRSISGVSRAYYQVDFPGSRSKAYVPVEAPQSVGMRKALSPEEVPVILDLLKNGRMPLPKQWAARHRKTSEILADGNPYRIAQMAGQLRAWELERGLPDLDRQALRRAICLLAEEVSQTLEITVQEAKRLFEEAWGEELN; the protein is encoded by the coding sequence GTGAAAGAGTTCCGTCCCGGCGACAAGGTGGTCTTGCCCCCTTATGGGGTCGGCGTGGTGGCGGGCATAGCCCAGAGGAGCATAAGCGGCGTGAGCCGGGCCTACTACCAGGTGGACTTCCCCGGCTCCCGCTCCAAGGCCTACGTGCCCGTGGAGGCCCCCCAGAGCGTAGGCATGCGCAAGGCCCTCTCCCCCGAGGAGGTCCCGGTGATTCTGGACCTCCTTAAAAACGGCCGCATGCCCCTTCCCAAGCAGTGGGCCGCCCGGCACCGCAAGACTAGCGAGATCCTGGCGGACGGAAACCCTTACCGCATCGCCCAGATGGCGGGCCAGCTGAGGGCCTGGGAGCTGGAGCGGGGCCTGCCGGACCTGGACCGCCAGGCCCTGAGGCGGGCCATCTGCCTCCTGGCGGAGGAGGTGTCCCAGACCCTGGAGATCACGGTGCAGGAGGCCAAGCGCCTCTTTGAGGAGGCCTGGGGGGAGGAGCTGAACTAA
- a CDS encoding TetR/AcrR family transcriptional regulator — protein MVSLPGALPKGKREAILQATLEVLREKGLSGLKMEDVARKAEVGKGTIYLYFRDKKDLLKTLVEERTWAFYREVEEIVRLRAPFFVRLERLLQKRLAWIAEWRGLWAAVAREAMADPTPWLKGLHQHYLDLLEELVKSGQEEGAVRPELSPKATAAVMAALGCNPQLEVEAYLEHLLLVLRKGVAP, from the coding sequence ATGGTGTCCCTTCCGGGGGCCTTGCCCAAGGGCAAACGCGAGGCCATCCTTCAGGCCACTCTGGAAGTTCTCCGGGAAAAGGGCCTTTCCGGCCTGAAGATGGAGGACGTGGCCCGCAAGGCCGAGGTGGGGAAGGGAACCATCTACCTCTACTTCCGCGACAAGAAGGACCTCCTGAAAACCCTGGTGGAGGAGCGAACCTGGGCCTTCTACCGGGAGGTGGAGGAGATCGTGCGCCTGCGGGCGCCTTTTTTTGTGCGGCTGGAGCGCCTTCTGCAAAAGCGCCTGGCCTGGATCGCGGAGTGGAGGGGGCTCTGGGCGGCCGTGGCCCGGGAGGCCATGGCGGACCCCACCCCTTGGCTCAAGGGGCTTCACCAGCACTACCTGGACCTTCTGGAGGAGCTGGTGAAAAGCGGCCAGGAGGAGGGGGCGGTGCGCCCCGAGCTTTCGCCCAAGGCCACGGCCGCGGTGATGGCCGCCTTGGGGTGCAACCCCCAGCTGGAGGTGGAGGCGTATTTGGAGCACCTCCTTTTGGTGCTCCGGAAAGGAGTGGCGCCGTGA
- a CDS encoding metal-binding protein translates to MPSGRTHEAINLTLLGLGGALYLAQGGSPEEPRALAFLLGYLAGTFLLSPDLDLAEKGVRAQGRWGVLGALWRPYGWLFRHRGLSHTWILGPLTRLGYLLLLLFLLYGLLKGVAAFMGASLALALPPLPKEVLLFGLLGYYLSQWLHLVADGIWPDHDLRRLKRPR, encoded by the coding sequence ATGCCCTCGGGGCGGACGCACGAGGCCATCAACCTGACCCTTTTGGGTCTGGGCGGGGCCCTTTACCTGGCCCAGGGGGGCTCGCCGGAAGAGCCCAGGGCCCTGGCCTTCCTCCTGGGCTACCTGGCGGGCACCTTTCTCCTCTCCCCGGACCTGGACCTGGCGGAAAAGGGGGTGCGGGCCCAGGGGCGCTGGGGGGTCCTGGGGGCCCTCTGGCGGCCTTACGGCTGGCTCTTCCGCCACCGGGGCCTCTCCCACACCTGGATTCTCGGCCCCCTGACCCGTCTGGGCTACCTTCTCCTTCTCCTCTTCCTCCTCTATGGCCTCCTGAAGGGGGTGGCCGCCTTTATGGGGGCCTCGCTTGCCCTGGCCCTTCCTCCTCTGCCCAAGGAGGTGCTCCTTTTTGGCCTGCTGGGCTACTACCTCTCCCAGTGGCTCCACCTGGTGGCGGACGGCATCTGGCCCGACCACGACCTGAGGCGGCTCAAGCGGCCAAGGTAA
- a CDS encoding TlpA family protein disulfide reductase, with protein MRKIWPLALLFLLGLAQAVGLGERIPDFALLDPAGKPITRDTMKKPAVIVFWASWCPVCKAEFPGLHKVAEETKVPFYVISREPKDTKELVLTYMKAYPRFIPLLASAKDKPHEVAARFKVPGQPWTFVVDQGARVVAFFAGRAGREALLDALLLAGVELP; from the coding sequence ATGAGGAAAATCTGGCCTTTGGCTCTACTCTTTCTCTTGGGCCTGGCCCAGGCGGTGGGCCTAGGGGAGCGCATCCCCGACTTCGCCCTTCTGGACCCGGCGGGGAAGCCTATCACCCGGGACACCATGAAAAAGCCCGCCGTCATCGTCTTCTGGGCCAGCTGGTGCCCGGTGTGCAAGGCCGAGTTTCCCGGGCTCCACAAAGTGGCCGAGGAGACCAAGGTGCCCTTTTACGTCATCAGCCGCGAGCCCAAGGACACCAAGGAGCTGGTCCTCACCTACATGAAGGCCTACCCTCGCTTCATCCCCCTTCTGGCCTCGGCCAAGGATAAGCCCCACGAGGTGGCGGCCCGCTTTAAGGTGCCGGGCCAGCCCTGGACCTTTGTGGTGGACCAGGGGGCCAGGGTGGTGGCCTTCTTCGCCGGGCGGGCGGGGCGGGAGGCCCTTTTAGACGCCCTCCTGTTGGCCGGGGTGGAGCTCCCATAG
- the tsaE gene encoding tRNA (adenosine(37)-N6)-threonylcarbamoyltransferase complex ATPase subunit type 1 TsaE: MRLLLERTLKALEDTRALAREVLPLLPRGAVVALEGPLGAGKTTFVRFLAEALGFPGRVTSPTYTLIHTYPTPEGPLVHADLYRLKDPKALLPHLLAAQEEARLTLVEWGRPEDLEADFLLRLTPQGEARQAELWELHPGQQEGV, translated from the coding sequence ATGCGGCTTCTCCTTGAGCGCACCCTAAAGGCCCTCGAGGACACCCGGGCCCTGGCCCGGGAGGTCCTCCCCCTCCTGCCCCGGGGGGCGGTGGTGGCCCTGGAAGGCCCCCTGGGGGCAGGCAAGACCACCTTCGTCCGCTTCCTGGCCGAGGCCTTGGGCTTCCCGGGCCGGGTCACCAGCCCCACCTACACCCTCATCCACACCTACCCCACCCCGGAGGGCCCCCTGGTCCACGCCGACCTCTACCGCCTGAAAGACCCCAAGGCCCTCCTGCCCCACCTCCTGGCCGCCCAGGAAGAAGCCCGCCTCACCCTGGTGGAGTGGGGCAGGCCCGAGGACCTGGAAGCGGACTTCCTCCTCCGCCTCACCCCCCAGGGGGAAGCCCGGCAGGCGGAGCTATGGGAGCTCCACCCCGGCCAACAGGAGGGCGTCTAA
- a CDS encoding cytochrome c3 family protein, with translation MRRRNRWVKTLFWGTVLGIFALLLVVFSGVAVGAFEQRTLPVDQPVPFSHAFHAGGLGLSCRYCHPSVERAAYAGLPPTETCMTCHTFIKADSPNLALVRKSWETGEPIRWNRVINLPDFVYFHHGAHVAKGVGCAECHGRVDQMTVVYQPQAFTMKFCLSCHRNPEAHLRPREQVFNMAYEPDPELGKKLKEAYAIRSAEALTSCNTCHR, from the coding sequence ATGCGGCGACGAAACCGCTGGGTCAAGACCCTCTTCTGGGGCACAGTGCTGGGGATCTTCGCCCTTTTGCTGGTGGTCTTCTCCGGGGTGGCGGTGGGGGCCTTTGAGCAAAGGACCTTACCTGTGGACCAGCCCGTCCCCTTCAGCCACGCCTTTCACGCCGGTGGGCTTGGCCTTTCCTGCCGCTACTGCCACCCTTCCGTGGAGAGGGCGGCCTACGCGGGGCTTCCCCCCACCGAGACCTGCATGACCTGCCACACCTTTATCAAGGCCGACAGCCCCAACCTGGCCCTGGTGCGCAAGAGCTGGGAGACCGGGGAGCCCATCCGCTGGAACCGGGTCATCAACCTCCCCGACTTCGTCTACTTCCACCACGGGGCCCACGTGGCCAAGGGGGTGGGGTGCGCCGAGTGCCACGGCCGGGTGGACCAGATGACCGTGGTCTACCAGCCCCAGGCCTTCACCATGAAGTTCTGCCTCTCCTGCCACCGCAACCCCGAGGCCCACCTGAGGCCCAGGGAGCAGGTCTTCAACATGGCCTATGAGCCTGACCCTGAGCTCGGCAAGAAGCTCAAGGAGGCCTACGCCATCCGCTCGGCCGAGGCCCTGACCAGCTGCAACACCTGCCACCGCTAG